A window of Magnolia sinica isolate HGM2019 chromosome 13, MsV1, whole genome shotgun sequence genomic DNA:
CCACTGTATTAATGgtcatcaagaaaaaaaaaaatagcgaCTAACTAATCCCACACCAATCCAAGCATTGCATTGGCTGGGCCCCGCTCTGCATATTGACctatccacttatcaggtggaccaaTTTTAGAAACAAATAGATGGTGAAGTTGTAATAAGCCACCATCTGTTTGTTTCTCACATTGTGGCCTGCCTGATCGGTGGACTGGCATGGATTTTCAGCCAGAGCATTGGCGGGATTCACTTGATGAACAGCTTGAATCCTGCACCCACGAGCCATGTTGACACATGCTGTGGTGTGTCAAGGAACCACCTTAGGCACTCGTGAAAGATTAGCAAGCTTCTAAAGAGTTCAATACAAATTTATACCATACATATATAAACAAACGACAGAAAGGTAGCATTCTTGATTACATAGGATACATGTATCATATTTTCTCAGTTGAAAAGCTTCAAGAAGCCTGGAACTCAGCTTCAAATCTGCCAGAGGTAGCCTTCTCTGGCACTTGAACCTCCCCGCAGTGCAGTGTACCATTTGGGGGAACAGAATAACAGGGCCTTGAGGAAAAGAGGTTTAGGCAGCAGTCAGATGGTAAGAGTCGAGGCACTAGCAGGGATCGAGGAGAGCTCTCTAGCCTTCAAGCTCCCCCTTCTATCATCTAGAAGACATCCGTTGCATACTCCTGGCGcttttccctccctccctcctgcTCTCCTTCTCCCTTCTCCCCAACAGAGGTTAAATTGACCCATGCATGTTGAGGCAATGCTAGGAGGACAGCCTGATTAAACTTCTATTTATTGAGATTTTTTTCAGCTAATTAAACAATTCTCTTAGCAGATTGATAAGCATTTTAACAAGGGAGATGCAGCTCCATGTATCGACATCTGGTAAGAGAAAACAATTTCCCATGTCGATCTCATCAAGACaaaaaagcaaaaacaaaaaaagaagaagaagaagaagaagaagcatttagTTTgggaataaagaaaaagaaaaagtcatCACCAAACTGTCTAGAATAAACATTGAAATAAGAGAAATGTTGAGGTGATCTGCACGAGAAGAGAATGAAGAGGCTTCTGCATGTCAGGAATcaggtgggggccaccatgagcATGCCCGGCCAGAAATCAATGTCCACTTATTAGTTGGGTACAATGTGGCGAATATAAACGATCGATGTTTTTTCCCCCTCTAATAATCCATTGTTATCATGCGTGCGTGGCCCATGATCTCTATAGGGCCGGAATGGCACATGAGAGGATGACCTCAAAGATGCGGCTTGAGGTGGTGTGAAGGGAAGGTACATGAAGGTTGTGTACTTCTGAGGCTAGGGCCTTAGGAAAATTATTGGAGAGACAGAATTCATAAAGTAGATCCCCAGATAGAAAATATGAGGTATGACAATTGACGTGGGGGTGTTGTGGCCTCCACCACACAAGCACGCCAAATTGGCAAATAAGCCATGAATTGCCTCTTCAAATTCTCCTCGAGTCAATCACATTGACACTCATCCTAAAAAGAGTAGGAGTTAGGTCCTCAGCAACTTTGATATAAGATCCTAGAAAGAGTAAGAGGTAGGAGGTCAGTGAGTTAAGATTGAGCTTACCCCACGAACGCAGACACACACACATCCATGCACATGCACGTGCATTCAAACACACCACACACAGCACGCACATGTGCGTGCACACACCACACACCCATAGGCACTCGTTATGGACCAATGCCTGCATGCGCACACCCCTGCCCACACACCCACAGGCACAGGCAACGCACCCCCACGCGCGCCCACACACACACCTTGCATATGAAAATATTTTCTCGAATGATGAATGGAGAAAATAGAAGAATCACGGAAGCACAACTGCAGTAGCGGGTTGGTTTCAAGtctttacaaaataaataaataaatataagaaagaaagaaaaataagaagaaaaaaatctaCATAGAGTCACCATAGGTGCCTACTTGTCAGCAATCATATTAGCCTCCCTGTGGATATGAGCTACTCACAATGGATGAACATACTGACCTGATTTTTCAGCCAGGTCCACTACACGGTGCAACATAAACCAAGAACTGCACTAGTTAGGAATGAAGTTGAAGggtctaaaagggcaagggaaaagcccaaaaggacgtggatggatGTAAGAAAAGACTGGAGGAACGATGGTTTAAATGAGGATATGGTTTGTGATAGAAGGAATGACAAAACAGGCTTCGTGTAGTTGACCCCAATgagttaggataaggcttagatgatgaaatcatctacatggtggggcTACCTACTACAATGGATATTCCACACGCAAATGCATTCCCGCATAGGGAGGTACATGTGGGCTTGGCAAGCCAAAACTCTTATATCTATAACTACTATCTATGCTCAACTTCTCCCTCAATTTTTCCACATCTTACTGCAAACAAAACTTGTAGGATTCAATTCTGTAAAACAATAATATCCCCAAACACCAACATATTCATCCCGAGCGACATTTATTGAAAATATTGAAATTATGTCAGTCAAGTGTGCGGAAGTTTCAACTGTTTAAACAGAAAGAGTGGGGAAGTTTCAATTTCCTATTCAGTACTTATCAGCTCACTTTCACCCTAAACACATGATTCACATGTGGAATTGGGAGGGTTCCAACCTGGAGTTgggcaattctaagttcatatgcaatCCGgtgtttatatataattttaaattgtTGAAAAGTCTATTAAAAATTCcaagaaataaggaagaaaaaagaattggaaaaataaaatatagaATACTCAAGGGATTAACCATTCATTCAGCGGGGACCCATCATGGCTAGTCCACCCTCCAAAATATCACCCCATCAGATAATTGCAGTCCTCTATCTATGTTGAGTGTGGACTATAATAGCCTCTTCAACTGCCAATTTGTAAACCACTAATCAGACGGTTCGGACCGTCAAATGGAAGAAATCTGGGACATGGTTCATCCCATAATAGGGCCTCCTAGATGAATGTTCTGGATCATCTGAATAATCGCCTCTCCTAAAATTAGGACTGACAATGAGTTCCTGGACCAACGGCAACCTGATAGACCAGACCCAATTTTTATGGGTCAGGGTCCATTTTTGGACCCATTTGGAAATCATTCAGGTTCAGACCCAACATTTTGAAGCCAGTTAAAAATCAGGTCTAGTTGTGTTCAGGTCAGGTCCAGCATTTGGGATCTAGTTCAAAATGGGTTGGGTCGGTCCagttaattttattaattatatttatatattaaatgTAGATTAATTAATCAACAATGACCAGTTCAAtctcttgggtcaataattcaagagaatggagagattgagaagaatgTTGCTGATACAATTAGAGTAGAGGGGATGAAGTAGAGatttgcctttggagttttatttgATCTCCACATACTAAAGAAACTGAAGGGGAAAATTTATAGGGTAGCTGTAAGACTAGTAATCCTTTATGGGGAAAAATGTTTGGGCAATCAAGGAACAACATATTCATAGGATAAGTGAAGTAGAAataggatgttgagatggatgaatggcaagaaaaggatagaattagaaatgaatgcattcaagggaacttacaagtagcaccaataggtaataggATGAGGGAGAGTAAATTTAGATGGTTTGACCATGTGCAGTAGAGAGGGCGAGGGGCAGgtccaaaaggacgtgggtggaggtagtaagaaataaCTTGAGGAACCTTGGTATAACTAAGGATATGGTctgtgatagagtggaatggggtaacaggatttgtgtagctgacTACAATTAGTTGGGATCAGGCTATAATGACAATGAATCAATCTACCAATTGAATGAGGTTTGCCAAGCCACCCACATGTTAGAGAGCCCGTCTACACATGTGTCAAAGAGGCACACgtgtgtgcaatctaatccatccactggTGTGGTCCTGACAGTGTGCATGCTGTCATTTGACCTGGACCCAACTTGAGGCTGACACAAACCCAACTTGAAACCAAGGTCCAAAGATGCAATGGTACCAGACGGGCACCTGGACAGATCGGATCCAGGTCCCAGTCTGAAAAAACAAGAACCCAACTTGGCAAGACCCAAACCCCATCACAGCCCAGGTGCAGGTACTCTAGAACCCAACCCTTGATGGCCCTACCTAAAATGTAATTGAAACAGGTACTGTCAATGCCCGCTCCAAATTGAATTGTGAGATTGAATTCAGAACTGACTGAATTGACAAACTATGCCTAAAAACAACAAATCCTTCAAATAAGAAAGGGGGGAAAAGAGAAAAAGATTGAAACAATCACGCCACGAGAATTCAAGAAGCGAAATCCTAAAaagaaatttatttaaaaaaaaaaaaaagaataccttTTTTCCCAACGCATTCGTCATGAAGCTTGCAACATTCATCAAGCGCATCGCAAGGTTTCTCTCCAGGGCAACCAGTCCATCCAATGCCACAGAACTTACCGTATCGAATACCGAcagctaaaaaagaaaaaaattaataaaaaataatattagaatATATGGAAATTCCATGGAAAACGTGAAAAGATCGCGCTTTCAAGAAATTCGGGATCAGATCCGAAGGTCTTACTGTCGCAATTCTGAGCAACGCATGTTTTGCTGCAGTTGATCTGTCGCATACAAAACGAGAAAGAGGATTAAGGCTTCTGAAAACCCTGAGGAAATTAGGGTTTTAGAGGATTATAGAGAAGACGAAAAGAaagaattaagaaaaaaaaaaaaaaacctggggCTGAGGATGGGCATCAACCACGCACTGCAGTACGAGGAAGAAGATGCAGGTGATCGCGGCGGCGACACGTGTCCTCCGTGTGTGAACGTGCGGcattctcctctcctctcctctcctctcctctcctctcgtGGCATTTTGCTTCTGTTCCCTTTCGTCTTGGATTTTGATGGAGGGAAGGACGCGGATTGGTAATGACCCCACCCGTCCCAAGCTAGTAACGAACAGAGAGCCCACCGTGAGGTAAAggctttatccataccgtccatccatttttccatatcattttagatgtgACTATAAAAATCCGCCTAAtacaatgcttaagtggaccacaccacaggaagcagcattgataatgacacccaccgttgaaaccttcctagggtccactatgataGTTAATTtccaatccaacctgttcataaggtcacatagacctggattaaggaaaaaacatatatcagcttcatccaaaacttctgtagcccccaaaaggttttcacgGTAAGTGTTTAATACCTACTGTGGTCTACTTCAGTCTTGgaattgtctcatttttgggattgtaacataaaatgacatggaaaattttatggacggtttggataaaacccaaacatcacgatggcccctcagagcccctgtCCTGGTTAGGGCAGTTGGAGGTGGTTACCAATTCGCGTTCGAGGGGGATGCCGTTgccgattaggtgcggccccgccTCACAACAACACGATGCGGCCCTAATCGTAAGGCCATCAttgatttattttaaatatatCCACTCTTTCCATCCGTATTAATAGATCATTTATAGCACTAATATAAAGTTAAACCGGATCCaactcttaggtgggccacaccacaggaaaaaaagcgttgattgaattctcaccattaaaattttcaaagggcccaccgtaatgtttatttgcaatccaacccgttgataaggtcaagcagaccttgGTCATATTCaccagtggtatggtccattcgagatttggatctacttaagttttggaatcACGtcaaaaaatgagctggaaaaatggatagatggcgttGGATATACAACccattaatcaaggtgggccccacacggtaagagtaacacctaatccattcCCCTTGAGGCGGGGCGTTCGAGGGGTCGACGAGAGTTTTGATGCAGCAGCGTCACCATCGCTACGATACAGCCGAGGCTTCCTACCGTACACGTGACATTTaccttaaatccaaaccgtctaactaGTGGGATGGCATTGATGATCGTTCATTTACAAAATATCAGGCCTCTGATCAATGGACATTTGTTTATTGCATTTTGGACATTTTGCTAATTTTCGTTTTGACAGTCCGTCAGCTGTCCGCGTAAAGACCAGTTACGATCATAGCTTCTGTTTTATTTTGGGATTAGGATTGTGTCCGACACCGGTAGGACTTGCCAACGTCCGACCAGATCTGAgtgaggcccaccgttatgtatctgtttatccatgcggtccatctattttcttaGATCCTTTTAAAGTATGGGCCCAAAAACGAGACAGATCCAACGCTCTAGTGGACCATAACAGAGATtaatcttgcatttaatgctttgtgcattaaatgcaacccaagcttaccatttggtgcggtccactaaaGCGTTGGATCTGCTTACTTTTGGGCACATACCTTGAcactgagaaaagggatggacggcgtcgataaacagatatatcacggtaggccccacacagatcTGGTCGTAAGTTGCTAGGTACGACCGGGGTCGGACGCAATCCGATTCCTCATTTTGCGGGGACCGGACTAGGTATTTCCGGGGTAACACCATCCGACGACGTGGCGTCATGTCCTTCAGAGAAGGGTCGAGTACGTACCCGATGTGAGCGGATACAGTGTTACCCGGGTATTATAAATGTaggtgtttccctgaccgtggggcccaccttgatacacgtgttatatatccatgccatccatcaattttcccAGGTTATTTTAGGGTCTAGTTTCAAAAACGATGATctgccctcatttttgggctcataccttcaaatgatctgagaaaagatatggataaacagatacatcacagtggacccccacGCAGATCTGCCCGTTCCTGGCTAGAGACGGGacgggtaggatgcaatctgcttccttgAAATACATACTCTGGCCGAAAATATGAAAATTataagcctcaagtggaccataaaagtgggcccacttttgaaaaTAACTGTTTTCGGCATTAGCATCTGATGCTCAGCCTTTTGAGAGGATTCAAATTCACATGATTTTGCTTTCTCATTGATTCCAATTACATCCGTTTACCATCAATTTACCACTAATTACAACAACTTACCATCAACCAAACGACCCCCCTTATTTTCTGTCGAATGCAGATTTCTGCATTTTGTTTTTTCTTAAACATGCATGCCAACAGAATACATTCTACTATCTCTGTAAAGATTCATATTCATTCATACAAACTAATTTTTAGAGAACATTTCCACAAGCCTCGTATGATTTTATTGCCAAAaaacctcttcttctttttcttttttctttttctcgctataatataatcattgtgtaatttTTTCTGTGTGGATCGGGAGAATCTTTGTTGCGGTTTCAATCTGAGAGAGAATCTTCAGTGGAGGTAATTCTTGAATGTGGATATCAGTTTTGGGGATAACATCAGAAAGAATGCAAGAATCGAACCAAAGAACAACTTGATTGCAGATCTCAATGGGTCCAAGTCAGCTTCTCGGGATGTGTCATTGGCAGTTGACATGGCAATTGCAGATGGGAGGGCTTCAATCACGGCATCCCCCAGATCAGAGATGAAGGATGAGGTGCATCCAAGAGCTGGGACCCTACCCCAGTTCTCGATGCCCGATTCGAGGGCCAACTCCCTGTACTCCATGTCGATCTCTTCCAGAGTTTCGATGTGCTCGCTTACGAAGCTGGAAATTGAGATGGCGTTAAATGTTAAAAAGACTAAATTCAGTCTAATTACAACCTTAAAACTCCTGACAAAGGACCTTAAGAACTAGCAAGTGGCAACCACATCAAATTTTGGTGTGGGCCAACATTAGTACTGAACAACCATTCAAGCATGATCAAATGATCAGTCAGGCATGGGGCCATCCACTAACAACTGTCAAGTGTGGGGCCAGCAACCAACCAAGAGGTGGCTCCACACCTGACTTCACAACCACTTCGATTGAATGGTTGATGTCAACTCCACACTGAATTCCGCAAGCTTAACTCAGAAAGAgatctttttttctctcttgacATGAAGTGAGAGAGGTTGAGGTTTGGCTCATATTATAAATACAGGATGTCAGGTTCAACTAAAAATAGTTAAGATATTAAATagaaagacagctttcaggaaaCATACCTTATTGGAACAGCTAGCAGACTCTTCACACCGTTCTGACCAAGCGTCACAATCACTTCATCAGTATAGGGCTTCAACCACTGTACAGGCCCAACTCGGCTCTGGCAAAACCAAATTCAATGTCATGAAGTGGAAACACCAAAACTGGTCCTATTCAAGACTTTAAAAAACAGGTCCATCTTTCAAagggtaaataaaaataaaaataaaaagaagaaagaaaagaaaagaaaaacacaaaacgGATCCTATTCTAGACTTTTAGTGATTCCAAAAGGCATTTTAGGCTATGTTTGGAGTGCCACAGGTCAATTTCACAAGTTACTCCCACATTGCAACTGAGATATGTACAAGACCTCCCTGTACATATCACACAGGTAATTTGAGGAAAGAAGGGAAAATGGAATCTCGTTTGATGTATGTTCTGATTCACCATGCAGACCCAAACGCTAAAACTACCTTGTTGGTCAGGAAGTCTTGccaacattttttattttatttttttggaaatggTGATGATATTTCATTAAACAGGCCGAAGCCTGAAAATACACACGTAAAAATGAACAAGAAAaccaaggaaaagaaaaagaaaaaggaccaCCCTAGCAACAGCAAGCTAGGATTTATGCTTCCGCCCATTCCTTAACATTGAGACATGCCCCTTTGAACACCTCTAGAACTCCTCTCTGCTAATTTCTAAAGCATCTCTCATTTCTTTCCCACCATATAGCCCAAAGGACGCTAACAAGCTTAACCTTCACAAACTTTCCCCAGATTTCCCTATCCCCCACCATGCCAAGAGATAAGAAAATCCTCTATTGAACTTGGAAACACCCATAATACTCCGAAGACTTGAAGAAAATGAACCCACAACTCCTTTGCAAAAGCGCAATGAATGAACAAGTGATCTACTGATTCCGCATCTTTATAACACATGAGGCAAACATAAGGAAGAATCATCTTCCTTTTGCAAAGATTATCGATTGTTAGCACTTTATTCCTCCCCACCAGCCATCAAAAAGCCGCCACCTTTAAAGGAGCACCATATTTCCAAAGATTTGgtggtacatccaaacacacccttttgGTGTGGCACATATGTAATTTTCACTGCTTATTTAGATGTCGCAGAAGCCAGCACCAATTAGTCAggaaaaggcttagatgatggtgattcaGATGTCTCAGAAGTGGCAAACAAACTGAAGAACTGAGAAGCATGAAGCAGTTGGAAATCAAAGCTAGAAACCAAAAGctgaaattttaaatgaattaCCTGGTATGCAAGAGTGTGACTGTTGGCAATTCCTCTAGATTTCAATTCTTCCATTATTAAACTGATACAATCTTCCATCTGATCTCTATAAGGATCCCCTGCATCCTCAACATAACTTACTGGCACCCCATGTGCACTGAAGAATATCATAACCTGCCCAATTTACCACATCATGAGAAAAACATTCAAAAACAGCAGAACTGTAAAGAAATTAACAGAACCCCATGATTTTCATCAAAATCTCTCTTGCAGCAGCATGGAAAATTTCTTCCATTTAATATGCCCAAAATATTACACAGTTCCACATAACAGGAacattttgatggggacatcatgcacacacCCCCTCTATGCATGTATTCAAGGAGGAGGCGGGCCCCACTTTCGATTTGGATTAACGACGACATCTTTGGAGGACCCCATAATTAGGGGGCTgcgttatggagcattggagtggacctgatCATCACATAGATcctaccatcggatctcatgatcggcccactactttagatgatttAGGATTTTAAGTTTTGACTATTtttattattagaaacatcatgaatggctttgattgcttaaattagttattttatttattttagttttagtaTTAGTgcgcgcacatggcgcaagggtaGTTTTGTCTTTTTGAATtttgggttttcttataaataaagcaatccCACGTATGGACTCTCATGATATTATGAATTAAAAAAATCCTGCGTTTCTTCCTCTCTCACACATTGAGTTGAAGGAtcaaattgggtgcgaagccctcccttcctcgaagggttaactaccgtggtgcgaagctacacctgctccaaatcatcatcatcttcttccgTATCTCATCAATCATCTTCAACACCCCATCCACCATCAGATTCACCAATTTTCgcatcaaaatcctcttttaCAGCGGTGCACAAGAAGGTTTTCAGATTCTGGCGCATCTAcaaggctgaaacttcggcagagtacTACGTACTAACCATGTGCCGAATCGAAGTGATTTTTGGTATGGAAACAACCTACCCCCGGCCGATCCTAACCTAGGTTTCccgattttgtgggccccacacacgtacaGACATCCCATCACACATGTGCATCCAAGCCAACCTGCTGTCCAGCAAGCATGGCCCATCCCAGGTCCTCTTTTCCCCTctgtttctttccttcttttttttttggcttaaaaCCTCCCCATAGGGTCCCGCATTAATCTTCTACTTAAACTCTTTTAGATGTATCCATAATATTCACTCTTAAACATGATCAACATGTGGTACAACGGAATTGTTAAATCTGAAAATTGTTAAATCAGTTCCTGTACCCTCGAATACCTTGACCGATCCCTAATTATCATCTAGAAAACCTCATAATCCGAAATCCATAACCCAAAAGGGTCCCAAATctcaattttccccaattttcaaaccctagatttttcccataaattgaaacttagtgaatCTCTTGAGTCGAGAACAATCCTATGCAAGAATGGGTAATTCTTACACTCCTTTGagcttgtttggcttataattttatttgatctagccctaatggttgtgtaggcttggacctccATAGATTCCCCTTCTTGGAATGGGTaattcttacactcctttgggcttgtttggcttataattttatttgatccagccctaatggttgtgtaggcttggacctccatagattccccttcttgaatgtttgatagtatgtaggatgtggaattttgtgactaTTTAATATTGGCATAATAACAAACTTGATTTCTTGCACTCCATGGTTAATTTCATGACCTGCATCACATTTGCCAAAACAATCAAACAAAATTAGTTTGAATTATACAATTTCTGCTGATGCTTAGGCCATGTTTTGAAACCagggattccatgccaaacaacGGAATTGGAAAATGGTTTTTCTTTAATGTGACGGATTGTGTTGTTCGGATAGAAAAGAAAAGCGTGAATTCCACCAAGCAATCattataaattttcataaattggattcttggcacaagaaactaggtTGGCATTGTGAGAGAAATAAGAGATTTACACTGACTACCCAAACAAGAACTCTAAActggaatccatgtttcaatagttctCTTAGAAATCATTATTGAATAATAATtgctttttccctttcttttgccttggattccatgtatccaaacatgcccttacagTTAATCCCTGACGATTTCTGACATTCAAATGAAGCGGTGTTTAGTCAACAACATTAGCTTTCAGCAGCTTGTAATTTTGTTGAAAACAAGCCAACAGCATAGTAAGAATTAGGTGAGTAGtttattgaaaaatatgttgaAAACCAACAAGGCAGCATCCCTTCTTTAAAAATTGTGGCCATTTGGTTGTTTCTAGAGAAAGTTTTAACATGCTATTACCTTTCATACCTCCAAATTTTCAGATACTTACATTCAATGAAATGGATGTTACATGCAAACTGCAAGTGCTGTGAACACCTACCTCTTCAGGTTTAGAGAAACTCTGTAGTTCTTTCTCAATCAAGTTAGCCATTGACTTGATATAACCTTCACGTTGATACCACGACTTTATGATAGATACTGGCAGTCTTGCTAGATAAGAGTCTTCACTGAGAAATGGTTCAAGTTCATTAAAGTTGATCATGATGAATCAAAATATAAAGCTTCATTACAAGCTCAGAAAGATGGATGTTAAGAatcagaataaaataaaaatctccaCCTGAAGATGCTTTGGAGAAGGCGGATGCTTGACCCACTTGTGGAGATAGAATACTGGGGATAAAGTGGCAGCACAACAAGCTTTGTAATTCCGTCCTTCTTAATCTGTCATAACAAGATTAAgaagtgtgtgtgagtgatccagggttcaatccctggtaatgTTACTTACCAAAAAAGAAATCTGTCATAACACATG
This region includes:
- the LOC131222842 gene encoding probable phospholipase A2 homolog 1, with the translated sequence MPHVHTRRTRVAAAITCIFFLVLQCVVDAHPQPQINCSKTCVAQNCDTVGIRYGKFCGIGWTGCPGEKPCDALDECCKLHDECVGKKGMTDVKCHEKFKSCMKKVRKSGKIGFSQDCPYETAMPTMMQGMDMAILLGKFGNRNFELYKDDHNHLT
- the LOC131222843 gene encoding ferrochelatase-2, chloroplastic-like → MDAIGSGVLHLNPSGFRLRSASHNSPASCPQASVSFVHGTSISCSSEGSRNLNKSLQPLTFSLSDLADRNGILGSAYLSEPVHKRGLVGQTFCSAGVCTFPETAFGVPSQTTHEKVGVLLLNLGGPETLHDVQPFLFNLFADPDIIRLPRLFRFLQRPLAQLISVLRAPKSKEGYASIGGGSPLRRITDEQALALKVALEAKKMHVNVYVGMRYWHPFTEEAVHQIKKDGITKLVVLPLYPQYSISTSGSSIRLLQSIFSEDSYLARLPVSIIKSWYQREGYIKSMANLIEKELQSFSKPEEVMIFFSAHGVPVSYVEDAGDPYRDQMEDCISLIMEELKSRGIANSHTLAYQSRVGPVQWLKPYTDEVIVTLGQNGVKSLLAVPISFVSEHIETLEEIDMEYRELALESGIENWGRVPALGCTSSFISDLGDAVIEALPSAIAMSTANDTSREADLDPLRSAIKLFFGSILAFFLMLSPKLISTFKNYLH